A region from the Andrena cerasifolii isolate SP2316 chromosome 9, iyAndCera1_principal, whole genome shotgun sequence genome encodes:
- the Scgdelta gene encoding sarcoglycan delta isoform X4: MDFGGVDVWTPGTYASRSCAGWQGGWSDEPCTSTSGRNVIRQSAGQSSRATPPALEDRASGGASCKGGFRFGVYGWRKLCLYLLVLTLMVIMILNLALTVWLFKVMRFSSEGIGSLKVVPGGIELSGQAAILDALVASSLRSRRGKNLVLESWSNFTASARSHDGRQLARLTVGEDRVDCVSRSFRITDPRGGILFSADREQVVVGAEMLRVTGDGGAVFQGSVQTPLVRGESGRGLRLESATRSLKISAPQRVAIESWANEISASCLTDLKLQSLHGAIRLEAKTVFMKGLKTASPSQGHSSREQQQQHSSRASSHQSQRDTTIYQLCTCANGKLFLARSEGTCQADKSIC, translated from the exons ATGGACTTTGGTGGAGTGGATGTTTGGACGCCGGGCACGTATGCGTCTCGAAGTTGCGCAGGCT GGCAAGGAGGCTGGTCCGATGAGCCGTGCACCTCGACCAGCGGTCGTAACGTGATACGACAGTCGGCGGGACAATCGTCCAGGGCAACACCCCCAGCCCTCGAGGACCGCGCTTCCGGCGGCGCGTCCTGCAAAGGCGGATTCAGGTTCGGCGTGTACGGCTGGAGAAAACTGTGTTTATACTTGCTGGTGCTGACCCTGATGGTGATCATGATCCTGAATCTGGCTCTCACCGTTTGGCTGTTCAAAGTCATGAGATTCAGTTCA GAGGGAATCGGCTCCCTGAAGGTGGTGCCCGGAGGGATCGAGCTGAGTGGTCAGGCCGCCATTCTCGATGCCCTCGTGGCCTCCAGCCTCAGATCCAGGCGCGGAAAGAATCTGGTTCTCGAGTCGTGGAGCAACTTCACCGCCTCGGCCAGGTCGCACGACGGGAGACAGCTGGCGCGGCTGACTGTCG GCGAGGATCGCGTGGACTGTGTGTCGAGAAGTTTCCGAATAACCGACCCTCGAGGTGGAATTCTCTTCTCGGCGGACAGGGAGCAGGTGGTGGTGGGCGCGGAGATGCTGAGGGTAACTGGCGACGGGGGTGCCGTATTCCAAGGCAGCGTTCAAACGCCTCTGGTCAGAGGGGAGTCGGGCCGTGGTCTCAG GCTCGAGTCGGCGACCAGGTCGCTGAAGATCAGCGCGCCGCAGAGAGTGGCGATCGAGTCCTGGGCCAACGAGATATCAGCCTCCTGTCTGACCGATCTGAAGCTGCAAAGCTTGCACGGCGCCATCAGGCTGGAGGCGAAGACGGTGTTCATGAAGGGCCTGAAGACGGCTAGCCCCAGCCAGGGGCACTCCTCGAgggagcagcagcaacagcactCGTCCAGGGCGTCCTCCCATCAGAGCCAAAGGGACACCACCATCTACCAATTGTGTACCTGTGCTAACGGGAAACTGTTCCTCGCCAGGTCCGAGGGCACCTGTCAGGCCGACAAATCGATTTGCTAA
- the Scgdelta gene encoding sarcoglycan delta isoform X3: MQAQPPFKSNYETGNSYKSPDESPHSEHSRLRMTRGQGGWSDEPCTSTSGRNVIRQSAGQSSRATPPALEDRASGGASCKGGFRFGVYGWRKLCLYLLVLTLMVIMILNLALTVWLFKVMRFSSEGIGSLKVVPGGIELSGQAAILDALVASSLRSRRGKNLVLESWSNFTASARSHDGRQLARLTVGEDRVDCVSRSFRITDPRGGILFSADREQVVVGAEMLRVTGDGGAVFQGSVQTPLVRGESGRGLRLESATRSLKISAPQRVAIESWANEISASCLTDLKLQSLHGAIRLEAKTVFMKGLKTASPSQGHSSREQQQQHSSRASSHQSQRDTTIYQLCTCANGKLFLARSEGTCQADKSIC; encoded by the exons GATGACAAGAGGGCAAGGAGGCTGGTCCGATGAGCCGTGCACCTCGACCAGCGGTCGTAACGTGATACGACAGTCGGCGGGACAATCGTCCAGGGCAACACCCCCAGCCCTCGAGGACCGCGCTTCCGGCGGCGCGTCCTGCAAAGGCGGATTCAGGTTCGGCGTGTACGGCTGGAGAAAACTGTGTTTATACTTGCTGGTGCTGACCCTGATGGTGATCATGATCCTGAATCTGGCTCTCACCGTTTGGCTGTTCAAAGTCATGAGATTCAGTTCA GAGGGAATCGGCTCCCTGAAGGTGGTGCCCGGAGGGATCGAGCTGAGTGGTCAGGCCGCCATTCTCGATGCCCTCGTGGCCTCCAGCCTCAGATCCAGGCGCGGAAAGAATCTGGTTCTCGAGTCGTGGAGCAACTTCACCGCCTCGGCCAGGTCGCACGACGGGAGACAGCTGGCGCGGCTGACTGTCG GCGAGGATCGCGTGGACTGTGTGTCGAGAAGTTTCCGAATAACCGACCCTCGAGGTGGAATTCTCTTCTCGGCGGACAGGGAGCAGGTGGTGGTGGGCGCGGAGATGCTGAGGGTAACTGGCGACGGGGGTGCCGTATTCCAAGGCAGCGTTCAAACGCCTCTGGTCAGAGGGGAGTCGGGCCGTGGTCTCAG GCTCGAGTCGGCGACCAGGTCGCTGAAGATCAGCGCGCCGCAGAGAGTGGCGATCGAGTCCTGGGCCAACGAGATATCAGCCTCCTGTCTGACCGATCTGAAGCTGCAAAGCTTGCACGGCGCCATCAGGCTGGAGGCGAAGACGGTGTTCATGAAGGGCCTGAAGACGGCTAGCCCCAGCCAGGGGCACTCCTCGAgggagcagcagcaacagcactCGTCCAGGGCGTCCTCCCATCAGAGCCAAAGGGACACCACCATCTACCAATTGTGTACCTGTGCTAACGGGAAACTGTTCCTCGCCAGGTCCGAGGGCACCTGTCAGGCCGACAAATCGATTTGCTAA